A region from the Lolium perenne isolate Kyuss_39 chromosome 4, Kyuss_2.0, whole genome shotgun sequence genome encodes:
- the LOC127301374 gene encoding protein TIFY 11c isoform X2 produces MAAEQQTRVKGAGGGNRFAAACGLLRQYQYMMGQGSGRGAAMTTMGLMPGADGVEAAHVTPEERIKNTMELLLFPQRPGTLMDNSHQRILPERAQLTIFYDGRTFVLDDFPADKADQLMQLAGSFAAPAASDDELVCPSMPAQHFLEDMPRKASLQRFLEKRKSRIAAADPYLVAPARAAKETAKPVAVGDGGAPWLSVNSGLNLN; encoded by the exons ATGGCGGCGGAGCAGCAGACGAGGGTTAAGGGCGCCGGCGGGGGCAACAGGTTCGCCGCGGCGTGCGGCCTGCTGCGCCAGTACCAGTACATGATGGGGCAGGGGAGCGGCAGGGGAGCGGCCATGACGACCATGGGCCTCATGCCGGGCGCCGACGGTGTCGAGGCGGCGCATGTGACGCCGGAGGAGAGGATCAAGAACACCATGGAGCTCCTGCTCTTCCCCCAGCGGCCCGGCACGCTCATGGACAACTCGCACCAAAG GATCTTGCCCGAGAGAGCGCAGCTGACCATCTTCTACGACGGGAGGACCTTCGTGCTCGACGATTTCCCGGCCGACAAGGCCGACCAACTGATGCAGCTCGCCGGCTCCTTCGCCGCGCCGGCCGCCTCCGACGATGAGCTCGTCTGCCCGAGCATGCCGGCGCAGCATTTCCTGGAAG ACATGCCCAGGAAGGCCTCGCTCCAGAGGTTCCTCGAGAAGAGGAAGAGCAGGATCGCCGCGGCAGACCCGTACCTGGTGGCACCGGCTCGGGCGGCAAAGGAGACGGCCAAGCCTGTGGCTGTGGGAGACGGTGGCGCGCCGTGGCTCAGCGTCAACTCCGGGCTGAACCTCAACTGA
- the LOC127301374 gene encoding protein TIFY 11c isoform X1, producing MAAEQQTRVKGAGGGNRFAAACGLLRQYQYMMGQGSGRGAAMTTMGLMPGADGVEAAHVTPEERIKNTMELLLFPQRPGTLMDNSHQSRILPERAQLTIFYDGRTFVLDDFPADKADQLMQLAGSFAAPAASDDELVCPSMPAQHFLEDMPRKASLQRFLEKRKSRIAAADPYLVAPARAAKETAKPVAVGDGGAPWLSVNSGLNLN from the exons ATGGCGGCGGAGCAGCAGACGAGGGTTAAGGGCGCCGGCGGGGGCAACAGGTTCGCCGCGGCGTGCGGCCTGCTGCGCCAGTACCAGTACATGATGGGGCAGGGGAGCGGCAGGGGAGCGGCCATGACGACCATGGGCCTCATGCCGGGCGCCGACGGTGTCGAGGCGGCGCATGTGACGCCGGAGGAGAGGATCAAGAACACCATGGAGCTCCTGCTCTTCCCCCAGCGGCCCGGCACGCTCATGGACAACTCGCACCAAAG TAGGATCTTGCCCGAGAGAGCGCAGCTGACCATCTTCTACGACGGGAGGACCTTCGTGCTCGACGATTTCCCGGCCGACAAGGCCGACCAACTGATGCAGCTCGCCGGCTCCTTCGCCGCGCCGGCCGCCTCCGACGATGAGCTCGTCTGCCCGAGCATGCCGGCGCAGCATTTCCTGGAAG ACATGCCCAGGAAGGCCTCGCTCCAGAGGTTCCTCGAGAAGAGGAAGAGCAGGATCGCCGCGGCAGACCCGTACCTGGTGGCACCGGCTCGGGCGGCAAAGGAGACGGCCAAGCCTGTGGCTGTGGGAGACGGTGGCGCGCCGTGGCTCAGCGTCAACTCCGGGCTGAACCTCAACTGA